One genomic segment of Anaerolineae bacterium includes these proteins:
- a CDS encoding Flp family type IVb pilin, protein MDRINLYVIKARLALSSDESGQDLAEYGLILALIALVAIGALSLLGGNISNILTSIANALTGGTGGAGGGGGGAR, encoded by the coding sequence ATGGATCGGATCAACTTGTACGTGATCAAAGCGCGATTGGCCCTATCCAGCGACGAGAGCGGTCAGGACCTCGCGGAATATGGGCTCATCTTGGCATTAATTGCCTTGGTGGCCATTGGCGCTTTGAGTCTTTTAGGTGGGAACATCAGCAATATCCTGACTTCTATTGCCAATGCGCTAACAGGGGGGACTGGGGGGGCAGGAGGAGGTGGAGGAGGTGCTCGGTAA
- a CDS encoding pilus assembly protein produces MGGRSSAQAEHAGQNLVELALLLPLLVAVLGLILDMGRGVQAYIVAHHAAREAVRYAAIRPTDVNGIRTAATNELQRGGLQPANATVSASGSGIGNPVRVTVSYRLPLVFGLLGSSQLTIRATAEAVIF; encoded by the coding sequence ATGGGGGGACGTTCGAGCGCTCAAGCGGAGCATGCCGGCCAGAATTTGGTTGAGCTGGCCTTGCTGCTGCCGCTTCTAGTCGCCGTGCTGGGCTTGATCCTGGACATGGGGCGCGGCGTGCAGGCTTACATCGTGGCCCACCACGCCGCCCGCGAGGCCGTGCGCTACGCCGCCATCCGCCCCACCGACGTCAATGGGATCCGAACGGCGGCCACGAACGAGCTTCAGCGCGGCGGGCTCCAGCCCGCTAACGCCACCGTCAGCGCATCCGGTTCCGGCATCGGCAACCCTGTGCGGGTGACGGTGAGCTATCGCCTGCCGCTCGTCTTCGGCCTGCTGGGCAGCTCTCAACTCACGATCCGGGCCACCGCCGAGGCGGTGATCTTCTAA